In the Gasterosteus aculeatus chromosome X, fGasAcu3.hap1.1, whole genome shotgun sequence genome, one interval contains:
- the LOC120809442 gene encoding alpha-mannosidase 2x isoform X1 yields MKLRKQVTVCGGAIFCVAVFSLYLMLDRVQHDPARRQNGGNFPRSQISVLQNRIEQLEQLLEENHQIISHIKDSVMELTDTGAVSPSGHLPFRSANGSWVLPFDGRPTFLAVKPQDCQLASGSHSQADVQMLDVHSILKFDNPDGGVWKQGFDITYEPDEWDSEPLQVFVVPHSHNDPGWIKTFDKYFTDQTQHILNNMVVKLAEDPRRKFIWCEISFFSKWWETADAPKQEAVRKLVLGGQLEIVTGGWVMTDEANAHYFAMIDQLIEGHQWLERNLGVTPRSGWAVDPFGHSATMSYLLKRANVTSMLIQRVHYSIKKHFAATRNLEFMWRQSWDAGSNTDIFCHMMPFYSYDVPHTCGPDPKICCQFDFKRLPGGRINCPWKVPPKAVVDANVAERANLLLDQYRKKSKLYRSKVLLVPLGDDFRYDKALEWDQQYTNYQKLFDYMNSHPEMHVQAQFGTLSEYFDAVYKAYNVAQGARPPDYPVFSGDFFSYADREDHYWTGYFTSRPFYKSLDRVIESHLRGAEILYSLAVANARHVGMEGRYPVSDYALLVDARQSVGLFQHHDAITGTGKENVATDYGNKLLRALVGLKRVIINAAHFLVMKNKEFYRFYQTEPFLETDDKRATQDSLPQSTLIELDPTGPRYLVLFNPVEQERLSVVTVLVNTVRVRVLTEDGQTLPVQLSAQWSSASQMSAEVFEAAFMVRLPPLGLAVFHLYDSPDSPMTLRSDTLLRLSGRSVTARAADPLPVRSQQSDPQTFYVSSQSLTLGFSGATGLLESIRRKDDPQEVKVQMQFVVYGTRPSKDKSGAYLFLPDGKAKPYNQKEPPVVRVVEGPLFSEVVAFYQHFQQTIRIHNVPGVDGLSIEITTLVDIRDQTNKELAMRLVTDIQNGDVFHTDLNGFQMQPRRHHLKLPLQANVYPMSSQAYIQDSHHRLTLHTAQALGVASLETGQLEVIMDRRLMQDDNRGLGQGLKDNKKTANRFRLLLERRSTGNKMMDRETTSFPSILSHMTNSFLNHKVLALPVLPKRRGIPPLQTFAPLKSILPCDFHLLNLRSIQSQDPQSPSPHAALILHRLAMDCGLDAPNLGFNCTTTQGQLSVSGLFKDLDLQLLQPMSLTLMHSSTPLANDSTISLDPMEISAFKLKLR; encoded by the exons ATGAAGTTGAGGAAACAGGTGACGGTGTGTGGCGGGGCCATATTCTGTGTGGCGGTGTTCTCGCTCTATCTGATGTTGGATCGGGTCCAGCATGACCCTGCAAGGAGACAGAACGGCGGGAACTTCCCACGG AGCCAAATCTCTGTTCTGCAAAACCGAATagagcagctggagcagctccTGGAGGAGAACCACCAAATCATCAGCCACATAAAGGACTCTGTGATGGAGCTCACAGACACAGGAGCAGTGTCCCCCAGCGGCCACCTGCCATTTAGGAGCGCCAACGGTTCCTGGGTCCTTCCCTTTGACGGCCGTCCCACCTTCCTAGCTGTCAAGCCCCAGGACTGCCAGCTTGCTTCAGGCAGCCACAGTCAAGCAGATGTTCAG ATGCTGGATGTGCACTCCATCCTCAAGTTTGACAACCCTGACGGCGGCGTGTGGAAACAGGGCTTTGACATTACCTACGAGCCCGACGAGTGGGACAGTGAGCCGCTTCAGGTGTTTGTTGTCCCCCACTCCCACAACGATCCAG GTTGGATCAAGACTTTTGACAAGTACTTCACAGACCAGACGCAGCATATTTTAAACAACATGGTGGTGAAGCTGGCCGAGGATCCTCGCAGGAAGTTCATCTGGTGTGAGATCTCATTCTTCTCCAAGTGGTGGGAGACGGCAGACGCACCCAAGCAGGAGGCCGTGCGCAA GCTGGTCCTCGGAGGGCAGCTGGAGATTGTCACGGGAGGCTGGGTCATGACCGACGAAGCCAACGCGCACTACTTTGCCATGATAGACCAGCTCATTGAGGGGCATCAGTGGCTGGAGAGAAACCTCG GAGTCACTCCTCGCAGCGGGTGGGCCGTAGACCCGTTCGGCCACAGTGCCACCATGTCCTATCTGCTCAAGAGGGCCAACGTGACCAGCATGCTCATCCAGAGGGTCCACTACTCCATCAAAAAACACTTTGCCGCCACGCGCAACCTGGAGTTCATGTGGAGGCAGTCCTGGG ACGCCGGGTCGAACACGGACATCTTTTGCCACATGATGCCGTTCTACAGCTACGACGTGCCGCACACCTGCGGGCCCGACCCGAAGATCTGCTGCCAGTTTGATTTCAAGAGGTTACCGGGTGGTCGGATCAACTGTCCCTGGAAAGTGCCGCCAAAAGCTGTGGTGGACGCCAATGTAGCAGAGAG GGCAAACCTGCTCCTGGATCAATACCGTAAGAAGTCCAAACTTTACCGCAGCAAGGTGCTTCTCGTGCCTCTGGGGGACGACTTCCGCTACGACAAGGCGCTGGAGTGGGATCAGCAGTATACAAACTACCAGAAGCTGTTCGACTACATGAATTCTCACCCGGAGATGCACGTACAA GCTCAGTTCGGGACTCTCTCGGAGTACTTCGACGCTGTATACAAAGCATACAATGTGGCCCAGGGGGCCAGACCGCCAGACTACCCAGTGTTCAGTGGAGATTTCTTTTCCTATGCCGACCGGGAAGACCACTACTGGACTGGCTATTTCACCTCTCGGCCCTTTTACAAGAGTCTGGACCGTGTGATCGAGTCACATCTCAG gGGGGCAGAGATCCTCTACAGCTTGGCGGTTGCGAACGCTCGGCACGTGGGCATGGAGGGGCGCTACCCGGTCTCCGATTACGCCCTGCTGGTGGACGCGCGGCAGTCCGTTGGCCTCTTCCAGCACCACGATGCAATCACCGGCACCGGCAAGGAGAACGTTGCCACGGACTACGGCAACAA ATTACTGCGGGCACTCGTTGGTCTGAAGAGGGTAATCATCAACGCTGCTCATTTCCTGGTGATGAAAAACAAGGAGTTTTATCGCTTTTACCAGACGGAGCCCTTTCTGGAGACG GATGACAAACGTGCAACTCAAGACTCTCTACCTCAGAGTACTTTAATCGAGCTGGATCCAACAGGGCCGAG GTACCTGGTTCTGTTCAACCCCGTCGAGCAGGAGCGCCTCTCTGTGGTGACGGTGTTGGTCAACACGGTCCGGGTGCGCGTTCTCACCGAGGACGGACAGACCCTCCCCGTGCAGCTGAGCGCTCAGTGGAGCTCCGCTAGCCAGATGAGCGCCGAGGTATTTGAG GCGGCATTCATGGTCCGCCTCCCCCCGCTGGGCCTGGCTGTGTTCCACCTCTATGACTCCCCCGACTCGCCCATGACGCTCCGCTCCGACACCCTGCTGCGGCTGTCCGGTCGGAGCGTCACCGCTCGGGCCGCCGACCCGCTTCCTGTCCGCTCTCAGCAGTCCGACCCTCAGACCTTCTACGTTAGCAGCCAGTCTCTGACTCTGGGCTTCTCTGGGGCCACTGGCCTTCTAGAG AGTATCAGGCGGAAGGATGATCCTCAGGAAGTGAAGGTTCAGATGCAGTTCGTCGTCTACGGCACCCGTCCCTCTAAAGACAAGAGTGGCGCCTACCTGTTCCTGCCTGATGGGAAAGCAAAG CCTTACAACCAGAAAGAGCCACCCGTGGTGCGTGTGGTGGAGGGGCCTCTCTTCTCGGAGGTGGTGGCCTTCTACCAGCATTTCCAGCAGACCATTCGCATTCACAATGTGCCAG GTGTAGATGGTTTGTCAATAGAAATCACCACCCTGGTGGACATCAGAGATCAGACCAATAAGGAGCTGGCGATGCGACTGGTCACTGACATCCAGAATGGGGACGTCTTTCACACAGATCTTAATGGCTTCCAG ATGCAGCCCCGCCGCCACCACCTGAAGCTTCCCCTGCAGGCCAACGTTTATCCCATGTCCAGCCAGGCGTACATCCAGGACAGCCATCACCGCCTGACGCTGCACACGGCTCAGGCGCTCGGCGTCGCCAGCCTGGAGACCG GTCAGCTGGAAGTGATTATGGACCGGCGACTGATGCAGGATGATAATCGGGGGCTCGGTCAGGGCTTGAAGGACAACAAGAAGACAGCCAATCGCTTCCGACTGCTGCTGGAGAGGAGATCGACGGGCAACAAG ATGATGGACCGCGAAACGACCAGCTTCCCGTCTATACTCAGTCACATGACCAACTCCTTCTTAAACCACAAGGTCCTGGCGCTGCCCGTCCTGCCAAAAAGACGCGGCATCCCTCCCTTGCAAACCTTCGCCCCTCTCAAGTCCATCCTGCCCTGTGACTTCCACCTGCTGAACCTGCGCAGCATCCAGAGTCAG GACCCCCAGTCTCCATCTCCCCACGCAGCTTTGATTCTCCACCGGCTGGCGATGGACTGTGGGCTGGACGCTCCAAACCTCGGCTTCAACTGCACCACCACGCAGGGACAG CTGAGCGTATCGGGACTGTTCAAGGAcctggacctgcagctgctgcagcccaTGTCCCTGACGCTGATGCACTCCAGCACGCCTCTGGCCAACGACTCCACCATCAGCCTGGATCCCATGGAGATCTCTGCCTTCAAGCTGAAGCTGCGTTAA
- the LOC120809442 gene encoding alpha-mannosidase 2x isoform X2, producing the protein MKLRKQVTVCGGAIFCVAVFSLYLMLDRVQHDPARRQNGGNFPRSQISVLQNRIEQLEQLLEENHQIISHIKDSVMELTDTGAVSPSGHLPFRSANGSWVLPFDGRPTFLAVKPQDCQLASGSHSQADVQMLDVHSILKFDNPDGGVWKQGFDITYEPDEWDSEPLQVFVVPHSHNDPGWIKTFDKYFTDQTQHILNNMVVKLAEDPRRKFIWCEISFFSKWWETADAPKQEAVRKLVLGGQLEIVTGGWVMTDEANAHYFAMIDQLIEGHQWLERNLGVTPRSGWAVDPFGHSATMSYLLKRANVTSMLIQRVHYSIKKHFAATRNLEFMWRQSWDAGSNTDIFCHMMPFYSYDVPHTCGPDPKICCQFDFKRLPGGRINCPWKVPPKAVVDANVAERANLLLDQYRKKSKLYRSKVLLVPLGDDFRYDKALEWDQQYTNYQKLFDYMNSHPEMHVQAQFGTLSEYFDAVYKAYNVAQGARPPDYPVFSGDFFSYADREDHYWTGYFTSRPFYKSLDRVIESHLRGAEILYSLAVANARHVGMEGRYPVSDYALLVDARQSVGLFQHHDAITGTGKENVATDYGNKLLRALVGLKRVIINAAHFLVMKNKEFYRFYQTEPFLETDDKRATQDSLPQSTLIELDPTGPRYLVLFNPVEQERLSVVTVLVNTVRVRVLTEDGQTLPVQLSAQWSSASQMSAEVFEAAFMVRLPPLGLAVFHLYDSPDSPMTLRSDTLLRLSGRSVTARAADPLPVRSQQSDPQTFYVSSQSLTLGFSGATGLLESIRRKDDPQEVKVQMQFVVYGTRPSKDKSGAYLFLPDGKAKPYNQKEPPVVRVVEGPLFSEVVAFYQHFQQTIRIHNVPGVDGLSIEITTLVDIRDQTNKELAMRLVTDIQNGDVFHTDLNGFQMQPRRHHLKLPLQANVYPMSSQAYIQDSHHRLTLHTAQALGVASLETGQLEVIMDRRLMQDDNRGLGQGLKDNKKTANRFRLLLERRSTGNKHDGLFAKLSSLFHYFLSKVLSAGVQEVTLLALVTVFPVAQVPPRFFLFRHPGSSSKTSPLFTRAPVNVTMSSIK; encoded by the exons ATGAAGTTGAGGAAACAGGTGACGGTGTGTGGCGGGGCCATATTCTGTGTGGCGGTGTTCTCGCTCTATCTGATGTTGGATCGGGTCCAGCATGACCCTGCAAGGAGACAGAACGGCGGGAACTTCCCACGG AGCCAAATCTCTGTTCTGCAAAACCGAATagagcagctggagcagctccTGGAGGAGAACCACCAAATCATCAGCCACATAAAGGACTCTGTGATGGAGCTCACAGACACAGGAGCAGTGTCCCCCAGCGGCCACCTGCCATTTAGGAGCGCCAACGGTTCCTGGGTCCTTCCCTTTGACGGCCGTCCCACCTTCCTAGCTGTCAAGCCCCAGGACTGCCAGCTTGCTTCAGGCAGCCACAGTCAAGCAGATGTTCAG ATGCTGGATGTGCACTCCATCCTCAAGTTTGACAACCCTGACGGCGGCGTGTGGAAACAGGGCTTTGACATTACCTACGAGCCCGACGAGTGGGACAGTGAGCCGCTTCAGGTGTTTGTTGTCCCCCACTCCCACAACGATCCAG GTTGGATCAAGACTTTTGACAAGTACTTCACAGACCAGACGCAGCATATTTTAAACAACATGGTGGTGAAGCTGGCCGAGGATCCTCGCAGGAAGTTCATCTGGTGTGAGATCTCATTCTTCTCCAAGTGGTGGGAGACGGCAGACGCACCCAAGCAGGAGGCCGTGCGCAA GCTGGTCCTCGGAGGGCAGCTGGAGATTGTCACGGGAGGCTGGGTCATGACCGACGAAGCCAACGCGCACTACTTTGCCATGATAGACCAGCTCATTGAGGGGCATCAGTGGCTGGAGAGAAACCTCG GAGTCACTCCTCGCAGCGGGTGGGCCGTAGACCCGTTCGGCCACAGTGCCACCATGTCCTATCTGCTCAAGAGGGCCAACGTGACCAGCATGCTCATCCAGAGGGTCCACTACTCCATCAAAAAACACTTTGCCGCCACGCGCAACCTGGAGTTCATGTGGAGGCAGTCCTGGG ACGCCGGGTCGAACACGGACATCTTTTGCCACATGATGCCGTTCTACAGCTACGACGTGCCGCACACCTGCGGGCCCGACCCGAAGATCTGCTGCCAGTTTGATTTCAAGAGGTTACCGGGTGGTCGGATCAACTGTCCCTGGAAAGTGCCGCCAAAAGCTGTGGTGGACGCCAATGTAGCAGAGAG GGCAAACCTGCTCCTGGATCAATACCGTAAGAAGTCCAAACTTTACCGCAGCAAGGTGCTTCTCGTGCCTCTGGGGGACGACTTCCGCTACGACAAGGCGCTGGAGTGGGATCAGCAGTATACAAACTACCAGAAGCTGTTCGACTACATGAATTCTCACCCGGAGATGCACGTACAA GCTCAGTTCGGGACTCTCTCGGAGTACTTCGACGCTGTATACAAAGCATACAATGTGGCCCAGGGGGCCAGACCGCCAGACTACCCAGTGTTCAGTGGAGATTTCTTTTCCTATGCCGACCGGGAAGACCACTACTGGACTGGCTATTTCACCTCTCGGCCCTTTTACAAGAGTCTGGACCGTGTGATCGAGTCACATCTCAG gGGGGCAGAGATCCTCTACAGCTTGGCGGTTGCGAACGCTCGGCACGTGGGCATGGAGGGGCGCTACCCGGTCTCCGATTACGCCCTGCTGGTGGACGCGCGGCAGTCCGTTGGCCTCTTCCAGCACCACGATGCAATCACCGGCACCGGCAAGGAGAACGTTGCCACGGACTACGGCAACAA ATTACTGCGGGCACTCGTTGGTCTGAAGAGGGTAATCATCAACGCTGCTCATTTCCTGGTGATGAAAAACAAGGAGTTTTATCGCTTTTACCAGACGGAGCCCTTTCTGGAGACG GATGACAAACGTGCAACTCAAGACTCTCTACCTCAGAGTACTTTAATCGAGCTGGATCCAACAGGGCCGAG GTACCTGGTTCTGTTCAACCCCGTCGAGCAGGAGCGCCTCTCTGTGGTGACGGTGTTGGTCAACACGGTCCGGGTGCGCGTTCTCACCGAGGACGGACAGACCCTCCCCGTGCAGCTGAGCGCTCAGTGGAGCTCCGCTAGCCAGATGAGCGCCGAGGTATTTGAG GCGGCATTCATGGTCCGCCTCCCCCCGCTGGGCCTGGCTGTGTTCCACCTCTATGACTCCCCCGACTCGCCCATGACGCTCCGCTCCGACACCCTGCTGCGGCTGTCCGGTCGGAGCGTCACCGCTCGGGCCGCCGACCCGCTTCCTGTCCGCTCTCAGCAGTCCGACCCTCAGACCTTCTACGTTAGCAGCCAGTCTCTGACTCTGGGCTTCTCTGGGGCCACTGGCCTTCTAGAG AGTATCAGGCGGAAGGATGATCCTCAGGAAGTGAAGGTTCAGATGCAGTTCGTCGTCTACGGCACCCGTCCCTCTAAAGACAAGAGTGGCGCCTACCTGTTCCTGCCTGATGGGAAAGCAAAG CCTTACAACCAGAAAGAGCCACCCGTGGTGCGTGTGGTGGAGGGGCCTCTCTTCTCGGAGGTGGTGGCCTTCTACCAGCATTTCCAGCAGACCATTCGCATTCACAATGTGCCAG GTGTAGATGGTTTGTCAATAGAAATCACCACCCTGGTGGACATCAGAGATCAGACCAATAAGGAGCTGGCGATGCGACTGGTCACTGACATCCAGAATGGGGACGTCTTTCACACAGATCTTAATGGCTTCCAG ATGCAGCCCCGCCGCCACCACCTGAAGCTTCCCCTGCAGGCCAACGTTTATCCCATGTCCAGCCAGGCGTACATCCAGGACAGCCATCACCGCCTGACGCTGCACACGGCTCAGGCGCTCGGCGTCGCCAGCCTGGAGACCG GTCAGCTGGAAGTGATTATGGACCGGCGACTGATGCAGGATGATAATCGGGGGCTCGGTCAGGGCTTGAAGGACAACAAGAAGACAGCCAATCGCTTCCGACTGCTGCTGGAGAGGAGATCGACGGGCAACAAG CACGATGGTCTCTTTGCCAAACTCTCGTCCTTGTTTCATTATTTCCTCTCCAAAGTCTTGAGTGCCGGGGTTCAAGAGGTAACGCTGTTGGCGCTCGTCACCGTCTTTCCTGTAGCACAAGTTCCTCCtcgttttttcctttttcgtCACCCTGGTAGCTCTAGCAAAACCAGTCCACTTTTTACGCGAGCACCGGTGAACGTAACGATGTCATCTATCAAGTAA